In Hominilimicola fabiformis, the following proteins share a genomic window:
- a CDS encoding cation diffusion facilitator family transporter → MTKLLIKRFIKDYENTQNSDVRTAYGKFSSIVGIVCNAILFISKLIVGTLSASVSITADAVNNLSDASSSIISLLGFKLASRPADEEHPYGHGRYEYLSGLMVAVLIMVIGVELFKSSLDKVLHPSAVEFSWVTVGVLAFSILLKTWMALFNTKTGKMINSNTLIATAADSRNDVITTGAVLVAAILSHFVGFELDGWMGLGVAVFILYSGFGLVKDTLDPMLGKAPEDEQVEEIRQKILSYPGVLGTHDLMVHDYGPGRQFASVHVEMAAEGDAMKNHDVIDNIERDFMNDEGLHMIVHFDPISTKDNTVNDLRIWIGEKVKEIDERLTIHDLRIVYGITHTNVIFDCVVPHNMDMTDKEVKKAINDMVKEKYPTYYCVITIDKSYAAMPH, encoded by the coding sequence ATGACAAAACTACTTATAAAAAGATTTATAAAAGACTATGAAAACACGCAAAATTCCGATGTGCGTACGGCATACGGTAAATTTTCAAGCATAGTCGGAATAGTGTGCAATGCGATACTGTTCATAAGCAAACTAATTGTCGGAACACTGTCGGCGTCTGTTTCTATCACTGCCGATGCGGTAAACAACCTATCCGATGCATCATCAAGCATAATCAGTCTGCTTGGTTTTAAACTTGCAAGCCGTCCGGCAGATGAAGAACACCCTTATGGTCACGGACGATATGAATATCTGTCGGGACTTATGGTTGCCGTACTTATTATGGTAATCGGCGTTGAACTGTTCAAAAGCAGTTTGGATAAGGTACTTCATCCGTCAGCAGTTGAATTCAGCTGGGTTACTGTCGGTGTGCTTGCGTTTTCGATTTTGCTTAAAACGTGGATGGCATTGTTTAATACGAAAACAGGTAAAATGATTAACTCAAACACGCTTATAGCAACGGCGGCAGACAGCCGTAATGATGTTATAACGACAGGCGCAGTGTTGGTTGCGGCGATATTATCGCATTTTGTCGGCTTTGAGCTTGACGGCTGGATGGGTCTTGGTGTGGCGGTATTTATTTTGTACAGCGGTTTCGGACTTGTAAAAGACACGCTTGACCCTATGCTCGGAAAAGCACCGGAGGATGAACAGGTTGAAGAAATTCGTCAAAAGATTTTAAGCTATCCCGGTGTTTTGGGTACTCACGATTTAATGGTACACGACTACGGACCGGGCAGACAATTTGCAAGTGTGCATGTTGAAATGGCGGCGGAAGGCGATGCTATGAAAAATCATGACGTCATAGATAATATTGAACGTGATTTTATGAATGATGAAGGGCTTCATATGATTGTGCATTTTGACCCGATTTCGACAAAGGACAATACAGTGAACGACCTTAGAATTTGGATTGGTGAAAAGGTAAAAGAGATTGACGAACGTCTGACAATTCATGACTTGCGTATAGTGTATGGTATTACGCACACAAACGTAATATTTGACTGCGTTGTTCCGCATAATATGGATATGACCGACAAGGAAGTCAAGAAAGCGATAAATGATATGGTAAAGGAAAAATATCCTACATATTACTGTGTAATCACGATTGATAAAAGCTATGCGGCAATGCCACATTGA